Proteins from one Streptomyces sp. NBC_00390 genomic window:
- a CDS encoding methionine ABC transporter permease translates to MTWSEMQPLLSQGTVDTLYMVLWSTLVTVIGGLPLGVLLVLTDKGGLLQNTPVNKAVGVIVNIGRSLPFIILLIALIPFTTLVVGTFIGPTAMIVPLAVGAIPFFARLVETAVREVDHGLIEAVQAMGGSIPTIIRKVLLPQALPSLVSAVTTTVIVLVGYSAMAGAVGGEGLGSKAVTYGFQRFETQFMLVTVVILIAIVTAVQLIGDGVVRLLARRGRTAS, encoded by the coding sequence GTGACCTGGTCGGAGATGCAGCCCCTGCTCAGCCAGGGCACGGTCGACACCCTCTACATGGTGCTGTGGTCCACCCTGGTCACCGTCATCGGGGGACTGCCGCTCGGCGTGCTGCTCGTCCTCACGGACAAGGGCGGACTGCTGCAGAACACGCCGGTGAACAAGGCCGTCGGCGTGATCGTGAACATCGGCCGCTCACTGCCGTTCATCATCCTGCTGATCGCGCTGATCCCTTTCACCACCCTCGTCGTCGGGACCTTCATCGGCCCCACCGCGATGATCGTGCCGCTGGCCGTCGGAGCCATCCCGTTCTTCGCCCGGCTGGTGGAGACGGCGGTCCGGGAGGTCGACCACGGCCTGATCGAAGCCGTGCAGGCCATGGGCGGCTCCATCCCCACGATCATCCGCAAGGTGCTGCTCCCGCAGGCCCTGCCGTCGCTCGTTTCCGCCGTCACCACCACGGTGATCGTCCTCGTCGGGTACTCGGCGATGGCCGGCGCGGTCGGCGGCGAAGGCCTCGGATCCAAGGCCGTCACGTATGGATTCCAGCGCTTCGAGACCCAGTTCATGCTCGTCACCGTCGTCATCCTGATCGCCATCGTCACAGCGGTGCAGCTGATCGGAGACGGCGTCGTACGGCTGCTGGCCCGCCGTGGCCGCACCGCGAGCTGA
- a CDS encoding methionine ABC transporter ATP-binding protein, which translates to MITTTGLTKIYRAHQSRTREVTALDGVDLHVREGEVFGVIGQSGAGKSSLIRCVNLLERPTAGTVTVAGQDLTALAGRGRRASRELREARSRIGMVFQHFNLLSSRTVKDNIELPLEILGVSGAERSRKALELLDLVGLADKAKAYPAQLSGGQKQRVGIARALAGDPKVLLSDEATSALDPETTRSILQLLRDLNRQLGLTVLLITHEMDVVKSICDSAALMKKGRIVESGTVSELLATPGSELADELFPVGGEASGTDRTVIDVTFHGEAATQPVISQLSRTYNIDISILGAAMDTVGGKQIGRMRIELPGRYEENVIPVGFLREQGLQVDVVDGDGPTEKITLPAQGPVLTKETAK; encoded by the coding sequence GTGATCACCACTACGGGCCTGACGAAAATCTACCGGGCCCACCAGTCCCGAACCCGCGAAGTCACCGCCCTGGACGGCGTCGACCTCCATGTCCGTGAGGGCGAGGTCTTCGGCGTCATCGGTCAGAGCGGAGCCGGAAAGTCCTCGCTCATCCGCTGCGTCAACCTGCTCGAGCGCCCCACCGCCGGCACCGTGACAGTGGCCGGCCAGGACCTCACAGCGCTCGCCGGACGCGGTCGCCGCGCCTCCAGGGAACTGCGCGAGGCGCGCAGCCGTATCGGCATGGTCTTCCAGCACTTCAACCTGCTGTCCTCGCGCACTGTCAAGGACAACATCGAGCTGCCCCTGGAGATCCTCGGCGTCTCCGGCGCCGAACGCTCCCGCAAGGCTCTCGAACTGCTCGACCTCGTCGGCCTCGCCGACAAGGCCAAGGCCTATCCGGCCCAGCTCTCCGGCGGTCAGAAGCAGCGCGTCGGCATCGCGAGGGCGCTCGCGGGCGACCCCAAGGTCCTGCTCTCCGACGAGGCGACCAGCGCCCTGGACCCCGAGACCACCCGCTCGATCCTCCAGCTGCTGCGCGACCTCAACCGGCAGCTCGGCCTGACCGTGCTGCTCATCACGCACGAGATGGACGTCGTCAAGTCGATCTGCGACTCCGCCGCCCTGATGAAGAAGGGCCGGATCGTGGAATCGGGCACGGTCAGCGAACTGCTCGCGACCCCCGGCTCCGAACTCGCCGACGAGCTCTTCCCGGTGGGCGGTGAGGCCTCCGGCACCGACCGCACGGTCATCGACGTCACCTTCCACGGCGAGGCCGCCACCCAGCCGGTGATCTCCCAGCTCTCGCGTACCTACAACATCGACATATCGATCCTCGGTGCCGCCATGGACACCGTCGGCGGCAAGCAGATCGGCCGGATGCGTATCGAACTGCCCGGCCGCTACGAGGAGAACGTCATCCCCGTCGGCTTCCTGCGCGAGCAGGGCCTCCAGGTCGACGTCGTCGATGGCGACGGACCCACCGAGAAGATCACCCTGCCCGCCCAGGGCCCGGTACTCACGAAGGAGACCGCCAAGTGA
- a CDS encoding MetQ/NlpA family ABC transporter substrate-binding protein yields the protein MRKNTKLTAAAATAALALGLTACGTASDPGAASGSGAKADASKALVVAASPTPHADILNYIKDNLAKKAGLNLEVKEFTDYVLPNTATQQGQVDANFFQHKPYLDDFNKKNKTTIVPVADVHLEPLGLYSASAKELKDIKAGQTVAVPNDTTNEGRALALLADNGLITLKDGAGADAKLSDIEDAKGLKFKELEAATLPRALNDVDAAVINGNYAIEAELEPATEALVLEKAEGNPYANFLAVKKGNEKDARVQKLAELLNSPEVKQYIEDTYKGSVIPAFGAAQ from the coding sequence GTGCGTAAGAACACCAAGCTCACCGCTGCCGCTGCCACCGCCGCCCTTGCTCTCGGCCTCACCGCCTGCGGGACGGCCTCCGACCCGGGCGCCGCGTCCGGATCCGGCGCCAAGGCCGACGCGTCCAAGGCGCTCGTCGTCGCGGCCTCCCCGACGCCGCACGCCGACATCCTGAACTACATCAAGGACAACCTGGCGAAGAAGGCCGGGCTCAACCTCGAGGTGAAGGAGTTCACGGACTACGTCCTGCCCAACACCGCCACCCAGCAGGGCCAGGTCGACGCCAACTTCTTCCAGCACAAGCCGTACCTCGACGACTTCAACAAGAAGAACAAGACCACCATCGTCCCGGTCGCCGATGTCCACCTGGAGCCGCTCGGCCTCTACTCCGCGTCGGCCAAGGAGCTGAAGGACATCAAGGCCGGCCAGACGGTCGCCGTCCCCAACGACACCACCAACGAGGGCCGCGCGCTGGCGCTCCTTGCCGACAACGGTCTGATCACCCTCAAGGACGGCGCCGGCGCGGACGCCAAGCTCTCCGACATCGAGGACGCCAAGGGCCTGAAGTTCAAGGAGCTGGAGGCCGCCACGCTGCCCCGCGCCCTGAACGACGTCGACGCCGCGGTCATCAACGGCAACTACGCCATCGAGGCCGAACTCGAGCCCGCCACGGAGGCCCTGGTGCTGGAGAAGGCCGAGGGCAACCCGTACGCCAACTTCCTCGCCGTCAAGAAGGGCAACGAGAAGGACGCCCGTGTGCAGAAGCTCGCGGAGCTTCTCAACTCCCCCGAGGTGAAGCAGTACATCGAGGACACCTACAAGGGCTCGGTCATCCCGGCCTTCGGTGCCGCGCAGTAA
- a CDS encoding GNAT family N-acetyltransferase, giving the protein MLCLYGYDPCLTVFGMELRMTTTFPDVSISTERLVLRPFEEADIAAHTEMMNDELVTAWTSVPHPYTTQDSEDWVRRIAPAERAEGRGIVLAVTEFLTQRLVGTIHLRNTDWRTLATEVAYVTAPWARGEGYATESVLAVARWLFRTQRFERIELRTAADNTASQQVAQKIGCISEGVLRNAWIVRTRPDNDPGAPWTEIRTDLIIWSLLPEDLDGAVDPMAQAGYASFTDWN; this is encoded by the coding sequence ATGCTGTGCCTTTACGGCTACGACCCTTGTCTCACGGTCTTCGGCATGGAGCTGCGCATGACTACCACCTTCCCGGACGTGTCCATCAGCACGGAGCGGTTGGTGCTGCGCCCCTTCGAAGAGGCCGACATCGCGGCGCACACCGAGATGATGAACGACGAACTGGTCACCGCCTGGACCTCCGTTCCCCACCCGTACACGACGCAGGACTCCGAGGACTGGGTGCGCAGGATCGCTCCTGCAGAACGCGCGGAAGGCCGCGGCATCGTCCTCGCCGTCACCGAATTCCTCACCCAGCGGCTCGTCGGCACGATCCATCTGCGGAACACCGACTGGCGCACTCTCGCAACCGAGGTCGCCTACGTCACCGCGCCCTGGGCACGCGGCGAGGGGTACGCCACCGAATCCGTGCTCGCGGTCGCCCGGTGGCTCTTCCGCACCCAGCGGTTCGAGCGCATCGAGCTGCGCACCGCCGCCGACAACACCGCCTCCCAGCAGGTCGCCCAGAAGATCGGCTGCATCAGCGAGGGCGTGCTGCGCAACGCCTGGATCGTGCGCACCCGGCCCGACAACGACCCCGGCGCCCCGTGGACCGAGATCCGCACCGACCTGATCATCTGGAGCCTGCTCCCCGAAGACCTCGACGGAGCCGTGGACCCGATGGCGCAGGCGGGCTACGCCTCCTTCACCGACTGGAACTGA